From the genome of Gilliamella sp. wkB7, one region includes:
- a CDS encoding MFS transporter: MEINKTKQKRTNARWMTVVFLFIVTAINYGDRATLGIAGKAMSGELGFDAAAMGWVMSSFGIAYVIGQLPGGWLLDKFGSKRVYFFSILFWSIFTLLQGTVHFFIGAWALVMLFTFRFLMGLAEAPSFPGNSRITAAWFPAKERATAVAIFNSAQYFATVIFAPIMGWLTHEYGWQSVFFFMGGLGIFVSVVTLFVIRNPKDHPLANQAEVDYIVEGGALVDMDQKKENGKQEGPKLSYLWQLLTNRMLLGVYLGQYCINCLTFFFITWFPIYLATQRGMNIKEVGFAAAVPAICGFIGGISGGVISDFIMRKTNSLSKARKTPIILGMLFSMTMIMCNYVDSIGLVILFMSMAFFGKGVGALGWAVMADTAPKEMSGLAGGLFNMFGNASSIISPIIIGYIVAWTGRFEWALVFVAGHALVAAFSYLFLVGPIKRMELKK, encoded by the coding sequence ATGGAAATAAACAAAACCAAACAAAAAAGGACCAATGCCAGATGGATGACGGTCGTTTTTTTATTCATAGTCACAGCGATTAACTACGGAGATAGAGCAACATTAGGTATAGCTGGTAAAGCAATGTCGGGAGAATTGGGTTTTGATGCCGCTGCAATGGGATGGGTTATGTCATCCTTTGGTATTGCATACGTAATCGGGCAATTACCTGGAGGTTGGTTATTAGATAAATTTGGCTCAAAACGGGTTTATTTCTTTAGTATTTTATTTTGGTCAATTTTTACCTTGTTACAAGGTACTGTACATTTTTTTATAGGTGCTTGGGCACTAGTTATGCTTTTTACTTTCCGATTTTTAATGGGGCTTGCTGAAGCGCCATCATTCCCGGGCAATAGTCGTATTACTGCAGCTTGGTTTCCCGCGAAAGAAAGAGCAACAGCGGTTGCTATTTTTAACTCAGCCCAATATTTTGCAACGGTTATTTTTGCTCCAATTATGGGTTGGCTGACCCATGAATATGGTTGGCAATCAGTATTTTTCTTTATGGGTGGATTGGGTATTTTTGTCAGTGTTGTTACTTTATTTGTTATTCGTAACCCTAAAGATCATCCTTTAGCCAATCAAGCCGAAGTTGATTATATCGTTGAAGGTGGTGCTTTAGTGGATATGGATCAGAAAAAAGAAAATGGTAAGCAAGAAGGTCCAAAATTAAGTTATTTATGGCAATTATTGACGAATAGAATGTTGCTTGGTGTTTACTTAGGTCAATATTGTATTAACTGTTTAACATTTTTCTTTATCACTTGGTTCCCTATTTATTTGGCAACACAACGTGGAATGAATATTAAAGAAGTCGGATTTGCTGCTGCGGTGCCTGCTATTTGTGGTTTTATTGGTGGAATTAGTGGTGGTGTTATTTCTGATTTTATTATGCGCAAAACAAACTCTTTATCAAAAGCACGTAAAACGCCGATCATTTTAGGTATGTTATTTTCAATGACAATGATCATGTGTAATTACGTTGATTCAATTGGACTCGTTATTTTATTTATGTCAATGGCCTTTTTTGGCAAAGGTGTCGGTGCACTCGGTTGGGCTGTAATGGCTGATACTGCGCCAAAAGAAATGAGCGGTCTAGCGGGTGGGTTATTTAATATGTTTGGTAATGCATCAAGTATCATTTCTCCAATTATTATTGGTTATATTGTGGCATGGACAGGTCGCTTTGAATGGGCACTTGTTTTTGTAGCTGGTCACGCACTTGTTGCTGCTTTTAGTTATTTATTTCTTGTTGGTCCAATTAAACGAATGGAATTGAAAAAATAA
- a CDS encoding enolase C-terminal domain-like protein: MNTQSVPIITSMQVIPVAGYDSMLMNIGGAHGPYFTRNIVILTDSAGHVGVGEAPGGSTIENALKDACAHVEGRPISILNRIVNDMHQGYLDSDYDTFGKGAWTFELRVNAVAALESALLDLMGQFLNVPVAELLGGGKQRDEVTVLGYLFYIGDDKKTNLSYDQPIKTGHEWYNVRRRQAMTVQSVLELAEVAKDRYGFKDFKMKGGVLAGETEIETVIELKKHFPDARITIDPNGGWLLEDAIQLCKGLNHILTYAEDPCGAENGYSGREVMAEFRRATGLSTATNMVATNWREMCHSIMLQAVDIPLADPHFWTLTGASRVAQLCHEWGLTWGCHSNNHFDISLAMFSHVGASAPGNPTALDTHWIWQEGQSRLTKNPLQITNGKIKLHDKPGLGIELDMQQIMKAHELHKKLANGARNDAIAMQYLIPGWQFDRKRPCMVR, translated from the coding sequence ATGAATACCCAATCCGTTCCTATTATAACCTCAATGCAAGTTATTCCTGTTGCCGGTTACGACAGTATGTTAATGAACATTGGTGGGGCACATGGTCCATACTTTACTCGCAATATTGTGATATTGACTGATAGTGCAGGACATGTTGGTGTTGGTGAAGCTCCAGGAGGTTCAACGATTGAAAATGCATTGAAAGATGCTTGTGCTCATGTTGAGGGTAGACCTATTTCGATTCTGAATCGTATTGTAAATGATATGCATCAAGGCTACTTAGATTCTGATTATGATACTTTTGGTAAAGGTGCATGGACATTTGAACTACGAGTTAATGCCGTTGCGGCCTTAGAGTCTGCACTATTGGATTTAATGGGGCAATTTTTAAATGTACCTGTGGCTGAATTACTCGGTGGTGGAAAACAGAGAGATGAAGTAACTGTTTTGGGCTATTTATTTTATATTGGCGATGATAAGAAAACTAATCTGTCTTATGACCAGCCCATCAAAACAGGCCATGAATGGTACAACGTTCGTCGTCGTCAAGCGATGACAGTACAATCGGTATTAGAATTAGCCGAAGTTGCAAAAGATCGTTATGGTTTTAAAGATTTCAAAATGAAAGGTGGTGTATTAGCGGGTGAAACAGAAATTGAAACTGTTATTGAACTAAAAAAACATTTTCCAGATGCACGAATCACCATAGATCCTAATGGCGGTTGGTTATTGGAAGACGCAATACAATTATGTAAAGGACTCAACCATATATTGACTTATGCTGAAGATCCTTGTGGTGCTGAAAATGGTTATTCAGGACGAGAAGTAATGGCAGAGTTTCGTCGTGCAACAGGTCTATCAACAGCAACGAATATGGTTGCAACAAACTGGCGAGAAATGTGTCACTCAATTATGTTACAAGCCGTTGATATACCCTTAGCTGATCCGCACTTTTGGACTTTAACAGGTGCAAGTCGTGTTGCTCAACTATGCCATGAATGGGGCTTAACTTGGGGGTGTCATTCCAATAATCATTTTGATATCTCTTTAGCGATGTTTAGTCATGTAGGTGCATCAGCCCCCGGTAATCCAACTGCACTTGATACCCATTGGATATGGCAAGAAGGTCAGTCACGATTGACTAAAAACCCATTACAAATCACTAATGGCAAAATTAAATTGCATGATAAACCTGGACTAGGCATTGAATTAGATATGCAACAAATCATGAAAGCCCACGAATTACATAAAAAATTAGCGAATGGTGCACGTAATGATGCTATTGCTATGCAGTATTTAATTCCTGGATGGCAGTTTGATCGCAAACGACCTTGTATGGTTCGTTAA
- the gudD gene encoding glucarate dehydratase: MSLSTPIITEMHVYPVAGYDSMLLNLSGAHAPYFTRNIVILKDNSGNIGVGEVPCVGTVTKTLEDAKSLVVGQSIGHYKNIMNRVRFQFADRDVGGRGNQTFDQRSTIHVVTAIEAAMLDLLGKHLGVTVASLLGDGQQRDEVEMLGYLFYIGDRKKTDLPYQSQDDEKCDWYHLRHEEALTPEKIAQLAQATYEKYGFRDFKLKGGVLSAEDEAEAVIAIKKRFPEARVTLDPNGGWRLDEAIRIGKYLKDTLAYAEDPCGAEQGYSGREVMAEFRRATGLPTATNMIATDWRQMGHTLSLQSVDIPLADPHFWTMNGSVRVAQMCHEFGLTWGSHSNNHFDISLAMFTHVGAAAPGNPTALDTHWIWQEGNQRLTKEPLQITNGKIKVPEKPGLGIEIDMDQVMKAHELFKTMGLGNRNDAMAMQYLISGWQFDNKKPCLVR; the protein is encoded by the coding sequence ATGAGTTTATCAACACCAATTATAACGGAAATGCATGTTTATCCTGTTGCTGGATATGACAGTATGTTACTTAATTTAAGTGGAGCTCATGCGCCGTATTTTACTCGAAATATCGTTATCCTAAAAGATAACTCTGGTAACATCGGTGTCGGCGAAGTTCCATGTGTAGGAACAGTTACTAAAACATTAGAAGATGCTAAATCATTAGTCGTTGGTCAATCTATTGGGCACTATAAAAATATTATGAATCGTGTGCGCTTTCAATTTGCTGATCGTGATGTTGGTGGGCGAGGCAATCAGACATTTGATCAGCGTTCAACAATTCATGTTGTTACTGCCATTGAAGCAGCAATGTTAGATTTATTAGGTAAACATTTAGGTGTCACGGTTGCATCATTACTGGGTGATGGGCAACAACGTGATGAAGTCGAAATGTTGGGATACTTATTTTATATAGGCGATCGTAAGAAGACGGATTTACCTTATCAAAGTCAAGATGATGAAAAATGTGATTGGTATCACCTACGACATGAAGAAGCATTAACGCCTGAAAAAATTGCGCAGTTAGCTCAAGCAACCTATGAAAAATATGGTTTTCGTGATTTCAAATTGAAAGGTGGCGTTTTATCTGCAGAAGATGAAGCAGAAGCCGTAATTGCAATAAAAAAGAGATTCCCAGAAGCTCGAGTAACACTCGATCCTAATGGTGGATGGCGATTAGATGAAGCAATTCGTATTGGTAAGTATTTAAAAGATACGTTGGCTTATGCAGAAGATCCTTGTGGTGCTGAACAAGGTTATTCAGGGCGAGAAGTCATGGCTGAATTTCGTCGTGCCACTGGTTTACCGACAGCGACTAATATGATTGCAACCGATTGGCGTCAAATGGGACACACATTATCATTACAATCCGTTGATATTCCATTAGCAGATCCTCACTTTTGGACTATGAATGGTTCTGTACGTGTTGCACAAATGTGTCATGAATTTGGTTTAACGTGGGGGTCACACTCTAATAATCATTTTGATATCTCGTTGGCGATGTTCACACACGTTGGCGCAGCTGCACCCGGTAATCCAACAGCACTTGATACCCATTGGATTTGGCAAGAAGGTAACCAACGTTTGACTAAAGAACCATTACAAATCACTAACGGTAAAATTAAAGTTCCAGAAAAACCTGGTTTAGGAATTGAAATTGATATGGATCAGGTGATGAAAGCTCATGAGCTATTTAAAACGATGGGTCTTGGCAACCGTAATGATGCAATGGCTATGCAATATTTAATTTCAGGCTGGCAGTTTGATAATAAAAAACCATGTTTGGTTAGATAA
- the garL gene encoding 2-dehydro-3-deoxyglucarate aldolase: MKKITCHNQFKQDMLERKKLIGCWAALGNPISTEILGLAGFDWLLLDGEHAINDVMTFVPQLMALKDSISAPVVRPASNDQVLIKRLLDIGFYNFLIPYIETVEQAKQAVSYTRYPPEGLRGVSVAHRSNAFGTIPDYFTKINQNICVMVQIETQQAVDNVEAITAVEGVDGIFVGPSDLSASLGHFGNPKHPDVQAAIKHVFEVAKTQGKACGILAPIEADAHHYIAMGATFVAVGSDLSLLRNSTQTLADKFLK; encoded by the coding sequence ATGAAAAAAATAACCTGCCACAATCAATTTAAACAAGATATGTTAGAACGTAAAAAACTTATTGGTTGTTGGGCTGCTTTAGGAAATCCAATTTCAACTGAAATACTTGGTTTAGCTGGTTTTGATTGGCTGTTACTCGATGGTGAACATGCCATTAATGATGTTATGACATTTGTGCCACAATTAATGGCATTAAAAGATAGTATTAGTGCACCGGTCGTTCGTCCAGCTTCGAATGATCAAGTATTAATTAAACGATTACTTGATATCGGATTTTATAACTTTTTAATTCCTTATATAGAAACGGTAGAACAAGCTAAACAAGCTGTATCTTATACTCGTTATCCACCGGAAGGTCTAAGAGGCGTTTCAGTCGCTCACCGTAGTAATGCTTTTGGAACAATTCCAGATTATTTCACCAAAATTAATCAAAATATTTGTGTAATGGTACAAATTGAGACTCAACAGGCAGTTGATAACGTTGAAGCAATCACTGCAGTTGAGGGTGTTGATGGTATTTTTGTTGGACCAAGTGATTTATCTGCTTCATTAGGACATTTTGGAAATCCTAAGCATCCTGACGTGCAAGCCGCAATAAAACATGTTTTTGAGGTAGCTAAAACACAAGGTAAAGCATGTGGCATTTTAGCACCGATTGAAGCTGATGCTCATCATTATATTGCAATGGGAGCAACATTCGTAGCGGTTGGCAGTGATCTTAGTTTGTTAAGAAACTCAACTCAAACATTAGCCGATAAGTTTTTAAAGTAA
- the garR gene encoding 2-hydroxy-3-oxopropionate reductase: protein MKIGFIGLGIMGKPMSKNLLKAGYSLVVCDKNQSSVDEVVAAGAQRAVNAKEVAQLCDVIITMLPNSPHVKEVVLGENGIIDGAKLGTTIIDMSSIAPLASREIHDEVVKKGLAMLDAPVSGGEPKAIDGTLSVMVGGDKTIFDKHYDIMKAMAGSVVYTGEIGAGNVTKLANQVIVALNIAAMSEALVLATKAGVNPELVYQAIRGGLAGSTVLDAKAPMVLNRNFKPGFRIDLHIKDLQNALDTSHGVGTSLPLTAAVMEMMQALKTDGMGECDHSALARYYESLAKIEIK, encoded by the coding sequence ATGAAAATTGGTTTTATTGGTTTAGGTATTATGGGTAAACCGATGAGCAAAAACCTGTTAAAAGCGGGTTATTCATTAGTAGTTTGTGATAAAAATCAATCATCAGTTGATGAAGTTGTTGCTGCTGGAGCACAACGTGCTGTAAATGCAAAAGAAGTTGCTCAACTCTGTGACGTTATAATTACTATGTTACCTAATTCACCACATGTAAAAGAAGTTGTTTTAGGCGAAAATGGTATAATTGATGGTGCTAAACTGGGCACTACTATCATAGATATGAGTTCAATTGCACCTTTAGCTAGTCGTGAAATTCATGATGAAGTTGTTAAAAAAGGTTTGGCAATGTTAGATGCGCCAGTTAGTGGTGGAGAACCAAAAGCAATTGATGGCACATTATCTGTTATGGTGGGGGGAGATAAAACTATTTTTGATAAACATTATGACATAATGAAAGCTATGGCAGGTTCAGTTGTTTACACAGGTGAAATTGGTGCTGGAAATGTTACTAAATTAGCAAATCAAGTAATTGTTGCTTTGAATATTGCAGCTATGTCTGAGGCATTAGTATTAGCAACTAAAGCTGGTGTAAATCCTGAATTAGTTTATCAAGCCATTCGTGGAGGATTAGCTGGAAGTACGGTATTAGATGCTAAAGCGCCAATGGTTTTAAATCGTAACTTTAAACCTGGTTTTAGAATTGATTTACATATTAAAGATTTACAAAATGCTTTAGATACTTCTCACGGTGTTGGTACGTCATTACCATTAACTGCAGCTGTAATGGAAATGATGCAAGCCCTTAAAACTGATGGTATGGGAGAATGCGATCATAGTGCGTTAGCACGTTACTATGAGAGTTTAGCAAAAATAGAAATTAAATAA
- a CDS encoding glycerate kinase, whose amino-acid sequence MKIVIAPDSFKESLSAIEVANIIKKGFLNVYPQAEYFLIPVADGGEGTVDAMVDALNGNKITVSITDPLGEKGFAFYGISGDGQTAVIEMASASGLERVPVSKRDAKITTSYGTGELIKDALDKGCKKFIIGIGGSATNDGGAGMLQALGVKLLDKYGNQIGYGGISLSELDKIDISEIDRRIKDCDFEVACDVTNPLTGENGASFIFGPQKGASLADVYLLDKNLKHFAQIIKNSFNIDIESTPGTGAAGGMGAALLAFMNAKLRPGIEIITETLNLDTLISNADLVITGEGRLDYQSINGKVPVGVARIAQKYQKPVIAIVGSLGDKAETIYPYGINAMFSILSKVATLSEVLEPTAARANLFQTSMNIALTLKLGNTLK is encoded by the coding sequence ATGAAAATTGTCATCGCTCCTGATTCTTTTAAAGAAAGCCTAAGTGCTATTGAAGTTGCTAATATAATTAAAAAAGGATTTTTAAACGTTTACCCACAGGCTGAATATTTTTTAATACCAGTTGCTGATGGAGGTGAGGGGACTGTTGATGCAATGGTTGATGCATTAAATGGTAATAAAATCACAGTATCTATTACTGATCCATTAGGCGAAAAAGGTTTTGCTTTTTATGGTATTTCAGGAGATGGACAAACAGCTGTGATAGAAATGGCTTCAGCAAGTGGCCTTGAGCGTGTACCTGTGAGTAAACGAGATGCTAAAATTACTACCTCATATGGTACTGGAGAATTAATCAAAGATGCTCTTGATAAAGGTTGTAAAAAATTTATCATTGGTATAGGTGGTAGTGCAACAAATGACGGCGGTGCCGGAATGTTGCAAGCATTAGGTGTTAAACTTTTAGATAAATATGGTAACCAAATCGGTTATGGCGGTATTTCATTAAGTGAACTAGATAAAATTGACATTAGTGAAATTGATCGACGAATTAAAGATTGTGATTTTGAAGTCGCTTGTGATGTTACTAATCCTTTAACGGGTGAAAATGGTGCTTCATTCATATTTGGACCACAAAAAGGAGCGTCACTCGCCGATGTTTATTTGCTTGATAAAAATCTTAAACATTTTGCCCAAATAATAAAAAATAGTTTTAATATTGATATTGAATCTACTCCAGGAACAGGTGCTGCTGGGGGAATGGGAGCCGCTTTATTAGCGTTTATGAATGCTAAATTAAGGCCTGGAATTGAAATTATTACTGAAACTTTAAATTTAGATACACTTATTTCAAATGCCGATTTAGTTATTACGGGTGAAGGACGATTAGATTATCAAAGTATCAATGGTAAGGTCCCTGTAGGTGTTGCCCGTATTGCTCAAAAATATCAAAAACCAGTTATAGCAATTGTTGGGAGTTTAGGTGATAAAGCAGAAACTATTTATCCTTATGGGATTAATGCGATGTTTAGCATTTTAAGTAAAGTTGCTACCTTATCCGAGGTTCTAGAGCCTACGGCAGCAAGAGCGAATCTTTTTCAGACATCAATGAATATCGCCTTAACGCTTAAATTAGGAAATACCCTTAAATAG
- a CDS encoding OPT family oligopeptide transporter: MNNLRELTLRGTILGAFITVIFTASNVYLGLKVGLTFSSAIPAAVISMAILRLFSGSTILENNMVQTQASAAGTLSSIIFVLPGLLMIGYWQSFPFWLTLAICAAGGMLGVLFSIPLRHVMVVKSNLPYPEGVAAAEILKAGSKTEGNDANDGLKDILFGGVVASIVSLFTNGFRILSDSTAYWFTAGKSIFQLPMGFSLALLSAGYLIGIMSGIAVLIGTIIAWLFGIPILSLISDYDSSQPLSQIAMGFWAKDIRFIGAGTIAIAAIWTLLTLIKPVIEGLKISFKTMRSDVSASDIAPIDQDLSPKTIFLIMAGMLMILLITFYAFIADSGLSLGVAWSLVICAVLFAFIMGFLVAAACGYMAGLVGSSASPISGIAIVAAIVISLILLGLGEINGMLDSIEGTNFATALALFTTSAVLAVACISNDNLQDLKTGYLVQATPWKQQVALLIGCIVGAIVIAPILEILYNAYGFTGAVPRPDMDQSQVLAAPQATLMTTIAKGIFSHNLDWTMILIGLAVGAVIIIIDLVLAANNSKFRLPALAVGLGIYLPPSITMPIFVGTVLSWIIKRNAYAKARTLKLNPEEEYKKVDRKAALIASGLIVGESLVGVILAVVIVISIASGGSDAPLAIPTDLGVLPQYLGLLVFVTICVLFIRRALSVLKR, encoded by the coding sequence ATGAATAATTTACGAGAACTTACATTAAGAGGCACTATTTTAGGTGCTTTTATAACTGTCATTTTTACTGCATCGAATGTCTATCTTGGCTTAAAAGTCGGATTAACATTTTCATCGGCTATACCTGCCGCAGTAATTTCAATGGCAATATTGAGGCTGTTTTCAGGATCAACAATCTTAGAAAATAATATGGTGCAAACCCAAGCTTCCGCTGCGGGTACATTATCTTCAATTATATTTGTTTTACCTGGCTTATTAATGATTGGGTATTGGCAAAGTTTTCCATTTTGGTTAACACTTGCAATTTGTGCCGCAGGTGGAATGCTAGGAGTACTATTTTCAATCCCGTTGCGTCACGTTATGGTGGTCAAAAGTAATTTACCCTATCCAGAAGGTGTTGCTGCTGCCGAAATATTAAAAGCTGGATCAAAGACTGAAGGAAATGACGCTAATGATGGACTAAAAGATATTTTATTTGGTGGTGTGGTAGCCTCCATTGTGAGTTTATTTACTAATGGTTTTAGAATTTTGTCAGACAGCACCGCTTATTGGTTTACTGCTGGTAAATCCATTTTTCAACTACCGATGGGCTTTTCTTTAGCGCTTTTGAGTGCTGGTTACTTGATAGGTATTATGTCAGGTATAGCGGTTTTAATTGGAACAATTATTGCTTGGCTATTTGGCATTCCAATTTTAAGTCTAATTAGTGATTATGATTCAAGTCAACCTTTATCACAAATTGCTATGGGATTTTGGGCTAAAGATATTCGCTTTATTGGTGCTGGTACTATTGCTATCGCAGCTATTTGGACACTACTTACTTTAATCAAACCAGTAATCGAAGGATTAAAAATTTCATTCAAAACCATGCGCTCTGATGTTTCAGCGAGCGATATTGCCCCAATAGATCAAGATTTATCACCTAAAACGATATTCTTAATCATGGCAGGCATGTTGATGATTCTACTTATTACCTTTTATGCGTTTATTGCTGATAGTGGATTATCATTAGGCGTAGCATGGTCATTAGTCATATGTGCAGTTCTATTTGCATTTATTATGGGCTTTTTAGTAGCTGCTGCTTGTGGTTATATGGCAGGATTAGTTGGATCATCCGCGAGTCCAATCTCAGGCATTGCGATTGTGGCTGCTATTGTTATTTCACTTATCTTACTTGGTTTAGGCGAAATCAATGGCATGTTGGACTCTATAGAAGGTACTAATTTTGCAACAGCCCTCGCACTATTTACCACCAGTGCTGTTTTAGCCGTGGCATGTATTTCTAATGATAACCTGCAAGATCTAAAAACGGGTTATTTAGTCCAAGCCACACCATGGAAACAGCAAGTCGCATTATTAATCGGTTGTATTGTTGGCGCTATTGTTATTGCCCCTATCTTAGAAATTTTATACAACGCTTATGGCTTCACTGGTGCGGTTCCTCGTCCAGATATGGATCAATCCCAAGTATTAGCAGCGCCACAAGCAACTCTTATGACAACCATTGCTAAAGGTATTTTTTCACATAATCTTGATTGGACCATGATCTTAATAGGATTAGCAGTTGGTGCTGTTATTATTATTATTGACTTAGTTTTAGCTGCTAATAACTCTAAATTTCGATTGCCTGCTCTTGCAGTTGGTTTAGGTATTTATCTACCGCCAAGCATTACTATGCCTATCTTCGTGGGAACAGTATTATCATGGATTATAAAACGTAATGCTTATGCAAAAGCAAGAACGCTTAAATTGAATCCAGAAGAAGAGTATAAAAAAGTCGATCGAAAAGCTGCATTAATTGCTTCAGGTCTGATTGTTGGTGAGAGCTTAGTCGGGGTAATTTTAGCTGTTGTAATTGTAATTAGCATTGCTAGTGGTGGTAGTGATGCTCCACTTGCCATACCAACTGATTTAGGGGTATTACCTCAATATCTAGGACTTTTGGTTTTCGTGACTATTTGTGTGTTATTTATTCGCCGAGCATTATCAGTGCTTAAACGATAA
- the mazG gene encoding nucleoside triphosphate pyrophosphohydrolase — translation MNGLKRLQTITKQLRDPIDGCEWDRVQTFASLKSYTLEETYEVLDAIDHQNMQELKNELGDLLFQIIFYADLANEQGEFNFDDICNAVADKLVSRHPHIFTDKMKEKPNWEQLKQQERDKRAQYSILDDIPNSIPALMKAEKIQKRCASVGFDWNELQPVLDKVKEEIGEVEQELNQTERNQQKIEEELGDLFFATVNLARHLKVKSELCLQQANKKFERRFKQVESILKQKDRALPNATLEEMEDAWQSVKQLEQDNKRLK, via the coding sequence GTGAATGGACTAAAACGCCTACAAACTATTACTAAGCAACTTCGTGATCCTATTGATGGTTGTGAATGGGATAGAGTACAAACTTTCGCATCTTTAAAAAGTTATACTTTAGAAGAAACCTATGAAGTCTTAGATGCCATTGATCATCAAAATATGCAAGAATTAAAAAATGAATTGGGTGACTTATTATTTCAAATCATTTTTTATGCTGATTTAGCTAATGAGCAAGGGGAGTTCAATTTTGATGATATCTGTAATGCTGTTGCCGATAAGTTAGTCAGTCGTCATCCCCATATCTTTACCGATAAAATGAAAGAAAAACCTAATTGGGAACAATTAAAACAACAAGAACGTGATAAACGAGCACAATATTCAATATTAGATGATATACCCAATTCTATCCCAGCTTTAATGAAAGCCGAAAAAATTCAAAAACGTTGTGCATCAGTTGGATTTGATTGGAATGAATTACAACCTGTATTAGATAAAGTAAAAGAAGAAATTGGAGAAGTAGAACAAGAGCTCAATCAAACTGAACGCAATCAACAAAAAATTGAAGAGGAGCTTGGTGATCTGTTTTTTGCTACTGTTAATTTAGCCAGACATTTAAAGGTAAAGTCAGAACTCTGTTTACAACAAGCTAATAAAAAATTCGAACGGCGTTTTAAGCAGGTAGAATCAATACTCAAACAAAAAGATCGTGCTTTACCTAACGCAACACTTGAAGAAATGGAAGATGCATGGCAAAGTGTTAAGCAATTAGAACAAGATAATAAACGTTTAAAGTGA
- a CDS encoding glutathione S-transferase translates to MNYTLYIGNKNYSTWSMRPWVVMKYFDIPFNEKLVKFDSFNDDSLFKRTMCSVSKYGTVPILIDEDLVISDSLAICEYLAEKHHDLALWPADPKKRAIARSLVAKMHSGFQAIRTYLPMNIEAEFPQIGQIILRDHLEVKKEIMFLDDLLSSLLISKKSNCDYLFGDFSIADGFYAPLCLRLKNYHIATSPILNNYIDTICNTKGIKDWINDALQEQSFVAMDEPYRLHR, encoded by the coding sequence ATGAATTATACACTTTATATTGGCAATAAAAACTACTCAACATGGTCTATGCGTCCTTGGGTTGTGATGAAATATTTTGATATTCCTTTTAACGAAAAGCTTGTTAAATTTGATAGTTTTAATGATGATTCTTTGTTTAAAAGGACAATGTGCTCTGTTTCAAAATATGGCACTGTACCTATCCTAATTGATGAAGATTTAGTGATCAGTGACTCTTTAGCTATTTGTGAATATTTAGCTGAAAAGCATCACGACCTAGCTTTATGGCCAGCTGACCCCAAAAAAAGAGCAATTGCTCGAAGTTTAGTCGCTAAAATGCATTCTGGATTTCAAGCTATTCGAACTTATTTGCCGATGAATATTGAAGCTGAGTTTCCTCAAATAGGGCAAATAATATTACGAGACCATTTAGAGGTAAAAAAAGAAATCATGTTTTTAGATGATTTGCTATCCTCGTTATTAATTTCGAAAAAATCAAATTGTGACTATTTGTTTGGCGATTTTAGTATAGCCGATGGTTTTTATGCTCCTTTATGCCTAAGATTAAAAAATTATCATATAGCAACCAGCCCAATTCTTAACAACTATATTGATACTATTTGTAATACCAAAGGCATTAAAGATTGGATAAATGATGCATTACAAGAACAATCTTTTGTTGCGATGGACGAACCTTATCGTTTACATAGATAA